The following proteins are encoded in a genomic region of bacterium:
- a CDS encoding DUF58 domain-containing protein codes for MDHLTSPEFVRRLQLLREKLAPLMGRLEFFSAAPRGRLTTPEIDSHRPYAQGEDLRYIDWNLYARLDRFFIKTVVAEEEGLLHLLVDTSTSMRNPHPEKQPRSLEIAAGIAYLILSAGNQLAVHSWADRLLLTRQYNRGESETHDLLHQLSTLPVGGETDLGATLANLRRISRGHIFRTIIISDLLEINGYFQQLEFLQAQGARVGIIQTLNPLEISPRLRGHLALVDPETGNRKTRVVGYRTLRTYRKAVADFHRETEEAFSRMDIPFLRASSLTGFEDSVIRFMTLPGWRGGR; via the coding sequence TTGGACCATCTCACCTCACCAGAGTTCGTCAGGCGCCTGCAGCTCCTCCGGGAGAAGCTTGCCCCTCTCATGGGACGTCTGGAGTTTTTCAGCGCTGCTCCAAGGGGCAGGCTCACCACACCCGAGATCGACTCCCACCGTCCCTATGCCCAGGGGGAGGATCTCCGCTACATCGACTGGAACCTTTACGCCCGCCTTGACAGGTTCTTCATCAAGACAGTGGTTGCCGAAGAGGAGGGTCTCCTGCACCTCCTCGTGGACACAAGCACGTCCATGAGGAATCCCCACCCTGAGAAACAGCCTCGATCCCTGGAGATCGCCGCCGGTATCGCATACCTCATCCTCAGCGCAGGGAACCAGCTGGCAGTCCACTCCTGGGCCGACAGGCTTCTACTCACACGCCAGTACAATCGGGGTGAATCGGAGACCCATGACCTCTTGCACCAGCTATCAACCCTGCCTGTGGGCGGGGAAACGGACCTTGGTGCAACTCTTGCCAACCTGCGAAGAATTTCCCGGGGTCACATCTTCAGAACGATCATCATTTCCGATCTCCTCGAGATCAACGGATACTTCCAGCAGCTGGAGTTCCTGCAGGCTCAGGGTGCGCGAGTCGGTATTATCCAGACACTCAACCCCCTTGAGATCTCACCACGATTGAGGGGCCACCTCGCTCTCGTGGATCCTGAAACCGGGAATCGAAAAACCCGTGTGGTCGGCTACCGGACCCTGCGTACGTACCGGAAAGCCGTGGCCGACTTTCACAGGGAGACCGAAGAGGCCTTTTCCAGAATGGACATCCCGTTCCTGAGGGCCTCCAGCCTGACGGGTTTCGAGGATTCGGTCATCCGATTCATGACCCTCCCGGGATGGAGGGGAGGCAGATGA